One Mesorhizobium sp. L-2-11 genomic region harbors:
- the leuC gene encoding 3-isopropylmalate dehydratase large subunit → MSAPRTLYDKIFDDHVVDRQDDGTCLLYVDRHLVHEVTSPQAFEGLRMTGRKVRHPEKTLAVVDHNVPTSPERKFGIKNEESRIQVEALAKNAKDFGVEYYSEKDIRQGIVHIIGPEQGFTLPGMTIVCGDSHTSTHGAFGALAHGIGTSEVEHVLATQTLIQRKARNMLVRVDGVLPEGVTAKDIILAIIGEIGTAGGTGYVIEYAGEAIRALSMEGRMTICNMSIEGGARAGLIAPDETTFAYVKDKPRAPKGEAWDAALAYWKTLQSDEGAHFDKVVVLDAAKLPPIVSWGSSPEDVVSVQGIVPNPDDIADENKRTSKQRALDYMGLTPGTKITDIALDRVFIGSCTNGRIEDLRAVAKVVEGKKVSPHVDAMIVPGSGLVKEQAEAEGLDKIFVAAGFDWREPGCSMCLAMNDDRLKPHERCASTSNRNFEGRQGFKGRTHLVSPAMAAAAAIAGHFVDIREWK, encoded by the coding sequence ATGAGCGCACCGCGCACCCTCTACGACAAGATATTCGACGACCATGTCGTCGACCGCCAGGACGACGGCACCTGCCTGCTCTATGTCGACCGTCACCTCGTCCACGAAGTGACCAGCCCACAGGCCTTTGAAGGCCTGCGCATGACCGGCAGAAAGGTCCGACATCCGGAAAAGACGCTGGCCGTCGTCGACCACAATGTACCGACCTCGCCCGAGCGCAAGTTCGGCATCAAGAATGAGGAAAGCCGCATCCAGGTCGAGGCACTGGCCAAGAACGCCAAGGATTTTGGCGTCGAATACTATTCCGAGAAGGATATCCGCCAGGGCATCGTCCACATCATCGGTCCGGAGCAGGGCTTTACGCTGCCTGGCATGACCATTGTCTGCGGCGACAGCCACACCTCGACGCACGGTGCTTTCGGCGCGTTGGCGCATGGCATCGGCACTTCGGAAGTCGAGCATGTGTTGGCCACGCAGACGCTGATCCAGCGCAAGGCCAGGAACATGCTGGTGCGCGTCGACGGCGTGCTGCCGGAAGGCGTCACCGCCAAGGACATCATCTTGGCGATCATCGGCGAGATCGGCACTGCCGGCGGCACCGGCTACGTCATCGAATATGCCGGCGAGGCGATCCGTGCGCTGTCCATGGAAGGCCGCATGACTATCTGTAACATGTCGATCGAGGGCGGCGCCCGGGCCGGCCTGATCGCACCTGACGAAACCACCTTTGCCTATGTCAAGGACAAGCCGCGCGCGCCGAAGGGCGAGGCGTGGGACGCAGCACTTGCCTACTGGAAGACGCTGCAATCCGACGAGGGCGCGCATTTCGACAAGGTGGTCGTGCTCGACGCGGCGAAACTGCCGCCGATCGTCTCCTGGGGTTCCTCGCCCGAGGACGTCGTCTCGGTCCAGGGCATCGTGCCGAACCCCGACGATATCGCCGACGAGAACAAGCGTACGTCCAAGCAGCGCGCGCTCGACTATATGGGCCTGACCCCAGGCACCAAGATCACCGACATCGCGCTCGACCGCGTCTTTATCGGCTCCTGTACCAACGGCCGCATCGAGGATCTGCGCGCCGTCGCAAAGGTTGTCGAAGGCAAGAAAGTCAGCCCTCATGTCGATGCGATGATCGTTCCGGGCTCCGGCCTAGTTAAGGAGCAGGCGGAGGCCGAAGGTCTCGACAAGATCTTTGTCGCCGCCGGTTTCGACTGGCGCGAGCCGGGCTGCTCGATGTGCCTTGCCATGAACGACGACCGGCTGAAGCCGCATGAGCGCTGCGCCTCGACCTCGAACCGCAATTTCGAGGGCCGTCAGGGTTTTAAGGGCCGCACCCATCTGGTGTCGCCGGCGATGGCGGCGGCGGCGGCGATCGCCGGCCATTTCGTCGACATCCGCGAGTGGAAATAG
- a CDS encoding amylo-alpha-1,6-glucosidase, giving the protein MFLKPSGRYMQRAEPNGMPAESPDHSLVRLRVRPETIYVSKGRTVLATGRDGFFDNGSDQGLFVHQTRLLSRYRYLINGRPPYPVSVSNVAQHSWLGYYIAPVPKAAKRRPTISEIAQESIELRLSRYVGEGLHEDVDLVNFTQEKVQFMLELDLDADFADQDETHGNRRQSGRQTCKWMEGEELSELIFEYHARHGYDHQNEKGTASIRRGVRLRFSNATMPPRYRNGRIAFDVGLAPHERWHCCIDIIPVMEGRDLLSSYRCRSFSPQANDYDRRTQRFLSDAPRFSSPESTTLANVVIGALEQAKRDLDALRLYDLDCAERAWTTAAGLPVYIALFGRDTLTVAWEAAPVTTDIMRGTLPVLAGLQGKEINDWRDEQPGRMLHEAHTGPLASLNYTPKARYYGSITTSGFYPFVAAQLWHWTGDKNLVRPYVDPAIAALKWLDAFCDHDKDGFCEYKTRSELGLENQAWKDSSDAIVYEDGSQVRKPIATCEEQGIVYAAKMNLAEVLWWFDRGDEAKYLYESAKELKKRFSEAFWMESEGFFAMALDPDRRQVSSIGSNALHCVATGIADTALVPRTLKRLFAEDMFTGWGVRTLSSQHPAFNPYSYHRGTVWPVEHGPFAIGAYRYGCHDYVERVCRSQFETAALFDFFRLPECIAGHQRDQDHPFPAVYPAANSPQAWSTTTVYTLLQALLGLQPFAPLRMLFVDPHLPAWLPEITTSDLRVANAIVTIRFFRKSNGSSDYKVLEKRGWLHVVRQPSPWSLTASYSERAKDILMSLAPGH; this is encoded by the coding sequence ATGTTTCTCAAGCCGAGCGGGCGCTACATGCAGCGTGCGGAGCCAAACGGTATGCCTGCTGAATCGCCCGACCACAGCCTGGTCCGCCTGCGGGTACGGCCGGAAACGATCTATGTGAGCAAAGGCCGAACAGTTCTGGCGACCGGACGCGACGGTTTTTTCGACAACGGTTCCGATCAAGGCCTGTTTGTCCACCAGACACGGCTCCTTTCTCGCTACCGTTATCTGATCAACGGCCGTCCGCCGTACCCTGTCTCGGTTTCTAACGTGGCTCAGCACTCCTGGCTTGGCTACTACATCGCTCCGGTTCCGAAGGCGGCCAAGCGGCGCCCGACCATTTCCGAGATTGCGCAGGAGTCCATCGAGCTGCGCCTGTCGCGCTATGTCGGCGAGGGCCTGCACGAGGATGTCGATCTGGTGAATTTCACACAGGAAAAAGTCCAGTTCATGCTCGAGCTTGATCTGGACGCCGATTTCGCCGACCAGGACGAAACGCACGGTAACCGCCGACAGAGCGGCCGGCAGACCTGCAAGTGGATGGAAGGTGAAGAGCTTTCCGAGTTGATCTTCGAATATCACGCGCGCCATGGCTATGATCATCAAAATGAGAAGGGGACTGCGTCAATCCGGCGAGGTGTCAGGCTCCGCTTCTCGAACGCCACCATGCCGCCCCGATACAGGAACGGGCGCATCGCCTTCGATGTCGGCCTTGCTCCTCATGAGCGCTGGCATTGCTGCATCGATATCATTCCAGTGATGGAAGGTCGGGATCTCCTTTCGAGCTATCGGTGCCGGTCCTTTTCGCCGCAGGCCAATGACTATGATCGCCGCACGCAACGTTTTCTGAGCGATGCGCCGCGTTTTTCCAGCCCCGAAAGCACGACACTGGCGAATGTGGTGATCGGAGCGCTCGAGCAGGCCAAGCGGGATTTGGACGCGTTGCGCCTGTACGATCTCGATTGCGCGGAGCGAGCATGGACGACGGCAGCGGGGCTGCCGGTCTATATCGCGCTGTTCGGCCGCGATACGCTCACAGTTGCCTGGGAGGCTGCGCCGGTTACGACCGATATCATGCGCGGAACCTTGCCCGTGCTCGCCGGATTGCAGGGGAAAGAGATCAACGACTGGCGCGACGAACAGCCGGGCCGCATGCTGCATGAAGCCCATACCGGCCCGCTCGCCAGTCTCAACTACACGCCCAAAGCACGGTACTACGGATCGATCACGACCTCCGGCTTCTATCCTTTCGTGGCGGCGCAGCTATGGCACTGGACAGGCGACAAGAATCTCGTACGCCCATACGTCGACCCTGCGATTGCGGCTCTCAAATGGCTGGATGCGTTCTGCGATCACGACAAGGATGGCTTCTGCGAATACAAAACGCGTTCCGAACTCGGGCTCGAGAACCAAGCCTGGAAGGACTCGAGCGACGCAATCGTCTACGAAGATGGCTCCCAAGTGCGGAAGCCAATCGCGACCTGCGAGGAGCAGGGAATTGTCTACGCCGCCAAAATGAATCTCGCCGAGGTCTTATGGTGGTTCGATCGCGGAGACGAAGCAAAGTACCTGTACGAAAGCGCGAAGGAACTCAAGAAGCGGTTCAGCGAAGCCTTCTGGATGGAGAGCGAGGGTTTCTTCGCGATGGCGCTCGACCCCGATAGACGCCAAGTCAGCTCGATCGGCTCCAACGCCCTGCACTGCGTCGCAACCGGCATCGCCGACACGGCACTGGTGCCGCGCACGTTGAAGCGGCTGTTTGCCGAAGACATGTTCACCGGCTGGGGCGTGCGAACCCTTTCGTCACAACATCCGGCTTTCAATCCCTACTCCTATCACCGTGGCACCGTCTGGCCCGTCGAGCACGGTCCGTTCGCCATTGGTGCTTATCGATATGGGTGCCATGATTATGTCGAGCGGGTATGCCGTTCGCAGTTCGAAACCGCTGCGCTTTTCGACTTTTTTCGCTTGCCGGAGTGTATTGCCGGGCACCAGCGCGATCAGGATCATCCATTTCCAGCGGTCTATCCGGCCGCCAATTCGCCGCAGGCGTGGTCGACGACCACCGTCTATACGCTCCTTCAGGCGCTGCTGGGCCTGCAGCCCTTCGCGCCGCTCCGGATGCTGTTCGTCGATCCTCATCTGCCGGCCTGGCTGCCCGAGATCACGACCTCGGATCTCCGTGTCGCAAATGCGATCGTCACCATCCGATTTTTTCGCAAATCGAATGGAAGCAGCGATTACAAGGTGCTGGAAAAACGTGGCTGGCTGCACGTGGTTCGCCAACCCAGCCCCTGGTCGCTTACGGCAAGCTATAGCGAGCGCGCCAAGGACATCCTCATGAGTCTGGCACCAGGCCATTGA
- a CDS encoding class I SAM-dependent DNA methyltransferase, whose product MVIDKANAALDAVYTADTPEALAQAYAAWAATYDSETASLGYLLPFLIAAWVARHVPSGEGPLLDAGCGTGLSGPSLKALGYPDIAGLDLSAEMLKIAGSRQAYSELKQAMLGGPLPWPDGYFRGFFSTGVFTISHAPASGLHELVRITGKGGHAIFTVRDQVFASGGFQATFDELEQAKKWRPVEESPWFRCYAIAEPEALVKTFVFEVV is encoded by the coding sequence GTGGTCATCGACAAAGCCAATGCGGCGCTGGATGCGGTCTATACGGCCGACACGCCGGAAGCGCTTGCGCAAGCCTACGCCGCATGGGCTGCGACCTATGACAGCGAAACGGCGTCGCTCGGCTACCTCCTGCCGTTCCTGATCGCAGCGTGGGTGGCGCGCCATGTGCCGTCAGGAGAGGGGCCGCTGCTCGACGCCGGCTGCGGCACCGGCCTGTCGGGACCGTCGCTCAAGGCGCTGGGCTATCCGGACATCGCCGGGCTCGACCTGTCGGCTGAAATGCTAAAAATCGCCGGCAGCCGGCAGGCTTACAGCGAGCTGAAACAGGCGATGCTCGGCGGCCCGCTGCCCTGGCCGGACGGGTACTTTCGCGGCTTCTTCTCGACCGGCGTGTTTACCATCAGCCATGCACCGGCCTCCGGCCTGCATGAACTGGTGCGCATCACTGGGAAGGGCGGCCACGCCATCTTCACCGTTCGCGACCAGGTTTTTGCGAGCGGCGGGTTTCAGGCGACGTTCGACGAACTGGAGCAGGCGAAAAAATGGCGGCCGGTCGAGGAGAGCCCGTGGTTCCGCTGCTATGCGATCGCCGAGCCCGAGGCGCTGGTGAAGACATTTGTGTTCGAGGTGGTTTGA
- a CDS encoding SDR family oxidoreductase, translating into MVTGASAGVGRAVALRLAREGAKVALIARHKPALSQLKAEIEGRGGEALAIAADVSDAAKVVAAADEIESTLGPIELWINNAMATVFSPVEEISPAEFRRVTEVTYLGSVHGTMAALRHMKPRNRGTILQIGSALAYRGIPLQAAYCGAKHALRGFSESLRTELIHDHSDIRVTIVELPAVDTPQFDWARTHTGREPRPMAPVFQPEIVAENVIRAARDPAREYWLGFSTLFAIIGNMFAPGLLDRYLASAAYKGQVRRTKPSSARDDNLFHPVKGLHKTHGSFTTEARGRLAGFSTAKTRLGIFTAATVLLLMIGYGFGSRKRTAHGN; encoded by the coding sequence GTGGTCACCGGCGCTTCTGCCGGTGTCGGACGCGCTGTTGCGCTGCGCCTCGCACGAGAGGGCGCGAAGGTCGCTCTGATCGCGCGCCACAAACCTGCTCTGAGCCAGCTGAAGGCGGAAATCGAAGGCAGGGGCGGCGAGGCACTCGCCATAGCCGCCGATGTTTCCGACGCGGCCAAAGTAGTTGCGGCGGCCGACGAGATCGAGTCAACACTGGGGCCGATCGAGCTTTGGATCAACAATGCGATGGCGACTGTTTTCTCACCTGTGGAGGAAATAAGTCCCGCAGAATTCCGCCGCGTAACCGAGGTGACCTATCTCGGTTCCGTCCATGGGACGATGGCGGCGCTGCGGCACATGAAACCGCGCAACCGCGGTACGATCCTGCAAATCGGATCCGCGCTGGCCTATCGTGGCATTCCGTTGCAGGCCGCGTATTGCGGCGCCAAGCATGCACTTCGCGGCTTCAGCGAATCTCTTCGCACCGAACTCATTCACGATCACAGCGATATACGGGTCACGATAGTCGAATTGCCGGCGGTCGATACGCCCCAATTCGATTGGGCGCGCACGCATACGGGCCGTGAACCTCGCCCTATGGCCCCCGTTTTCCAGCCGGAAATCGTGGCCGAGAATGTCATCCGCGCCGCGCGCGATCCCGCCCGCGAATACTGGTTGGGTTTCAGCACCCTTTTTGCCATCATCGGAAACATGTTTGCCCCAGGCTTGCTGGACCGCTATCTGGCTAGTGCGGCTTACAAGGGCCAGGTCCGGCGTACCAAGCCATCATCTGCACGCGATGATAATCTTTTCCACCCGGTCAAAGGGCTCCACAAGACCCACGGGTCCTTCACGACCGAGGCACGCGGCAGACTTGCGGGATTTTCAACGGCAAAGACCAGACTTGGCATTTTCACCGCGGCGACGGTTTTGCTCTTGATGATCGGCTATGGGTTTGGCAGTCGCAAAAGAACCGCGCACGGCAATTGA
- a CDS encoding GGDEF domain-containing protein, whose protein sequence is MGGGAEFILAINLLVAGLLAAAFMTISFNDAACAPARCLVVGYLLGMAYFAIEFCIPVFDNARPAVVAGFAVFLGATIAFNGGLAHKYGVAPPWGPMLVFLLAATVAVYFVQDLPRQSLARMMAYQLPYAAMQFVGVGIVWSSRQRRDWLDHALMAVLAASAMQFVSKPFIAHALGGWGVNPQAYLQSNYALVSQSLGTVFGMTIALLMLIILVRDVLAEATSKSETDTLSRLLNRGGFERHAELAMRDAVRRGIPVALVIADLDHFKSINDSFGHASGDRVIEAFAGFLRDAAAEHHVAGRIGGEEFAIILPGTNLAAARLFAEGTRSAFGALPIDCLPANHRCTASFGVAELHPAEGFSDLLRRADEALYQAKGSGRNCVRISIGSIAARQPVVANAGPKISGRG, encoded by the coding sequence ATGGGCGGCGGCGCAGAGTTCATCCTTGCAATCAACCTGCTCGTCGCCGGCCTGCTGGCGGCTGCCTTCATGACCATATCGTTCAACGATGCGGCGTGCGCGCCGGCGCGCTGTCTGGTGGTCGGTTATCTCCTCGGGATGGCCTATTTCGCTATCGAGTTCTGCATTCCGGTCTTCGACAATGCGCGACCCGCAGTCGTCGCGGGCTTCGCGGTTTTCCTGGGCGCCACCATCGCCTTCAATGGCGGGCTTGCCCACAAATACGGCGTGGCGCCGCCCTGGGGGCCGATGCTCGTCTTCCTGTTGGCGGCCACCGTGGCAGTGTATTTCGTGCAGGATCTGCCGCGCCAGTCGCTTGCCCGCATGATGGCCTACCAGCTTCCCTATGCCGCCATGCAGTTCGTCGGCGTCGGCATCGTCTGGTCGTCGAGGCAAAGACGCGACTGGCTCGACCATGCGCTGATGGCCGTTCTGGCGGCCAGCGCCATGCAGTTCGTGAGCAAGCCGTTTATCGCCCATGCATTGGGCGGCTGGGGCGTCAATCCGCAGGCCTACCTGCAGAGCAACTACGCCCTGGTGTCGCAATCGCTCGGCACGGTATTCGGCATGACAATCGCGCTTCTCATGCTGATCATTCTGGTCCGCGACGTGCTCGCCGAAGCGACCTCGAAGTCGGAGACGGACACGCTGTCGAGGCTGCTCAACCGAGGCGGCTTCGAGCGTCATGCCGAGCTCGCCATGCGTGACGCCGTGCGCAGGGGTATTCCGGTCGCGCTGGTCATCGCCGACCTCGACCATTTCAAGAGCATCAACGACAGTTTCGGCCACGCATCCGGCGACCGGGTCATCGAGGCCTTTGCCGGCTTCCTGCGTGATGCGGCCGCCGAGCATCACGTCGCCGGCCGCATCGGTGGTGAGGAATTCGCCATCATCCTGCCGGGAACCAACCTCGCCGCCGCGCGGCTCTTCGCCGAAGGCACGCGCAGCGCTTTCGGGGCGTTGCCGATCGACTGTCTGCCGGCGAACCATCGTTGCACCGCCAGCTTCGGCGTTGCCGAGCTCCACCCGGCCGAGGGTTTTTCCGACCTGCTGCGGCGCGCCGACGAAGCGCTCTATCAAGCGAAAGGCAGCGGACGCAATTGCGTGCGGATCTCGATAGGATCAATCGCCGCCCGGCAGCCGGTTGTCGCCAATGCCGGGCCGAAGATCAGCGGCAGGGGCTAA
- a CDS encoding amino acid ABC transporter permease, translating into MATPLASTAKTDFPWWLAMAAALALAAAIFIAASDLYAQVFATVAKGIGITVFVTVVAFALASAIGLGIALMGLSESRWLRQIARFYVEIIRGVPMLVLLFWIAFAGAPAFVAGWNALTAPLQSAGLLGELMIRDVSLLWRAIMALTIGYSAFISEVFRAGIQAVEKGQIEAAKALGLTRTQRFRLIVFPQAIRTILPPLGNDFVAMVKDSSLVSVLGVADITQMGKIYAAGSFRFFETYSIVAYIYLILTVGLSLALRGLEKRLRHQHEQ; encoded by the coding sequence ATGGCAACGCCCCTCGCCTCCACCGCCAAAACCGACTTCCCGTGGTGGCTTGCCATGGCCGCGGCGCTCGCCCTGGCAGCGGCTATCTTCATCGCGGCAAGCGACCTTTATGCCCAGGTTTTCGCGACCGTGGCCAAGGGCATCGGCATCACCGTGTTCGTCACGGTGGTGGCCTTCGCGCTGGCCTCGGCGATCGGGCTCGGCATTGCGCTGATGGGCCTGTCGGAGTCGCGCTGGCTGCGCCAGATCGCTCGCTTCTATGTCGAGATCATCCGCGGCGTGCCGATGCTGGTGCTGTTGTTCTGGATCGCCTTCGCCGGCGCGCCGGCCTTCGTCGCGGGTTGGAACGCGCTGACGGCGCCGCTTCAAAGCGCCGGCCTGCTCGGCGAGCTAATGATACGCGACGTATCGTTGCTATGGCGCGCCATCATGGCGCTGACCATCGGCTACTCGGCCTTCATCTCGGAGGTTTTTCGCGCCGGCATCCAGGCGGTCGAGAAGGGCCAGATCGAGGCGGCGAAGGCGCTGGGGCTGACGCGCACGCAGCGTTTTCGGCTGATTGTGTTTCCGCAGGCGATCCGCACCATCCTGCCGCCGCTCGGCAATGATTTCGTCGCCATGGTCAAGGATTCCTCGCTGGTCTCGGTGCTCGGCGTCGCCGACATCACCCAGATGGGCAAGATCTACGCCGCCGGCTCGTTCCGCTTCTTCGAGACCTATTCGATCGTCGCCTATATCTATCTCATCCTGACGGTCGGCCTGTCGCTGGCCCTGCGGGGGCTGGAGAAACGGCTGCGCCACCAGCATGAGCAATAG